The following are encoded together in the Desulfococcus multivorans genome:
- a CDS encoding TrkH family potassium uptake protein, with protein MRWHYIFYVVGILLFFLGLFMLLPLATALIYRDEPLLPHFLSIGVCLAVGGLLFLSLRGKNARNDYVSPREGMGIVAVGWMAVGAFGALPFYLGGQFGGITDCLFESVSGFTTTGASILREIEPVSKGMLLWRSFIQWLGGMGIIVLSLAILPILGVGGMQLYKAEVPSPVPDKLKPRIRDTAMILWKVYALITAVEVVLLMFGGMDLFDALNHAFTTLPTGGFSTENASVAHFDSGYIDMVITLFMLLAGINFTLHYQFLKGQTLAFWRDAECRFFLGTTLFLTLVIAFDIFGTVYETATGAFRYSVFQAASIITTTGFATADYEQWPAMSQIILLLCMFIGGSAGSTGGGMKCLRVMVCFKYCYKELFSLIHPHAVTHVKIAGKTVPEDVVRSVLGFLALYMMLFAVAVVLLAGTGVDLVTAFGAVAAAIGNIGPGLGMVGPVENYADIPLFGKWILIWCMLLGRLEIYTVIILLVPEFWRK; from the coding sequence GCAACGGCCCTGATCTATCGGGATGAGCCCCTCCTGCCCCACTTCCTGTCCATAGGCGTCTGCCTTGCCGTGGGCGGCCTTCTTTTTCTGTCGCTCCGGGGGAAAAACGCCCGAAACGATTATGTCTCGCCCCGGGAGGGCATGGGGATCGTCGCCGTCGGCTGGATGGCCGTAGGGGCCTTCGGCGCACTGCCCTTCTACCTGGGCGGCCAGTTCGGCGGCATCACCGACTGCCTCTTCGAGTCGGTGTCGGGATTCACCACCACCGGCGCATCCATCCTGAGGGAGATCGAGCCGGTCTCCAAGGGAATGCTGTTGTGGCGGAGCTTCATCCAATGGCTGGGCGGCATGGGCATCATCGTCCTCTCCCTGGCCATCCTTCCCATCCTGGGGGTGGGGGGCATGCAGCTCTACAAGGCCGAAGTGCCGAGCCCGGTGCCGGACAAGCTCAAGCCCCGCATCCGCGACACGGCCATGATCCTCTGGAAGGTCTACGCCCTGATCACGGCGGTCGAGGTGGTGCTCCTGATGTTCGGCGGCATGGATCTCTTCGACGCCCTGAACCACGCCTTCACCACCCTGCCCACCGGCGGATTCTCGACGGAAAACGCCTCGGTGGCCCATTTCGACAGCGGTTACATCGACATGGTCATCACCCTCTTCATGCTGCTGGCCGGCATCAACTTCACCCTCCACTATCAGTTTCTCAAGGGGCAGACCCTGGCCTTCTGGCGGGATGCCGAGTGCCGCTTCTTTCTGGGGACGACCCTGTTCCTGACCCTCGTCATCGCCTTCGACATATTCGGCACCGTCTATGAGACGGCGACGGGGGCTTTCCGGTACAGCGTCTTCCAGGCGGCGTCCATCATCACCACAACGGGATTCGCCACGGCCGACTATGAACAGTGGCCTGCCATGTCCCAGATCATCCTGCTGCTGTGCATGTTCATCGGCGGCTCCGCCGGTTCGACGGGGGGCGGCATGAAATGCCTCCGGGTCATGGTCTGCTTCAAGTACTGCTACAAGGAACTCTTCTCCCTCATCCACCCCCATGCGGTCACCCACGTCAAGATCGCCGGCAAAACCGTGCCCGAGGACGTCGTGCGGAGCGTCCTCGGCTTTCTGGCCCTCTATATGATGCTTTTCGCCGTCGCCGTGGTCCTGCTGGCCGGGACCGGGGTCGATCTCGTCACCGCCTTCGGCGCCGTCGCCGCCGCCATCGGCAACATCGGCCCCGGCCTCGGCATGGTGGGCCCGGTGGAGAACTACGCCGACATCCCTCTTTTCGGCAAATGGATCCTCATCTGGTGCATGCTCCTGGGGCGCCTCGAGATCTACACCGTCATCATTCTGCTGGTGCCCGAGTTCTGGCGGAAATAA